One genomic window of Geoanaerobacter pelophilus includes the following:
- a CDS encoding SDR family oxidoreductase, producing MKDVMILVGAGQIGMAIARRVGFGMKIIVGDYKMANAEAVALTMTNAGFDVIPMEMDLSSRDSILSMIAKAKIHGEISMLINSAGLSPSQAPIEAILKVDLYGTAVLLEEVGKVIKRGGVGVTISSQSGYRMPALSAEIDEQLATTPTEELFALEVLQPENIHSTLHAYQMAKRCNVKRVMAEAVKWGERGARINSISPGIVVTPLAIDEFNGPRGDFYKNMFANCPAGRPGTADEIANVAELLMSHQGAFITGADFLIDGGATASFFYGPLKSKE from the coding sequence ATGAAAGACGTAATGATTCTGGTAGGTGCCGGGCAGATCGGCATGGCCATCGCTCGCAGGGTCGGTTTCGGTATGAAGATCATTGTGGGCGACTACAAGATGGCGAACGCTGAAGCGGTGGCTCTGACCATGACCAATGCCGGGTTCGATGTGATTCCCATGGAGATGGACCTTTCGTCACGGGACTCCATCCTGAGCATGATTGCCAAGGCAAAAATACATGGCGAGATCTCCATGCTAATCAACTCGGCGGGGCTCTCCCCCAGCCAGGCTCCCATTGAAGCCATCCTGAAGGTGGATCTTTATGGCACCGCCGTCTTGCTGGAAGAGGTCGGCAAGGTCATCAAGCGGGGCGGAGTGGGCGTTACGATTTCAAGCCAGTCAGGCTACCGCATGCCAGCACTTAGCGCCGAGATCGATGAACAGCTGGCAACGACCCCCACGGAAGAGTTGTTCGCCCTCGAAGTCCTGCAACCGGAAAACATTCACAGCACCCTGCATGCCTATCAGATGGCGAAGCGCTGCAACGTGAAGCGGGTGATGGCAGAGGCTGTCAAGTGGGGAGAGAGAGGCGCCCGCATCAACTCCATCTCCCCGGGCATCGTGGTCACCCCGCTGGCCATCGATGAGTTCAACGGTCCGCGAGGTGATTTTTACAAGAACATGTTCGCGAATTGCCCAGCGGGTCGCCCCGGCACGGCGGATGAAATTGCCAATGTCGCAGAACTGCTCATGAGCCATCAGGGCGCCTTCATCACCGGCGCGGATTTTCTTATCGACGGCGGTGCCACCGCATCGTTTTTCTATGGTCCGCTGAAATCGAAAGAATAA